One window from the genome of Clarias gariepinus isolate MV-2021 ecotype Netherlands chromosome 15, CGAR_prim_01v2, whole genome shotgun sequence encodes:
- the sinhcafl gene encoding SIN3-HDAC complex associated factor, like codes for MFGFHKSKIYRSHEGCCICKTKSSSSRFTDSSRYEETFRLCFGLSEDRVGDICNACVLLVKRWKKLPHGSKKNWSHVVDARAGPGFKLTKPKKVKNIDGKKKNKLKKLQKFKRQNSDAHSTTSSMSPSQSPSHSNQSDDGSDVETKQRRPTPAGFSFLDLSYWKRQKVCCGIVYKGRFGEVIIDPRLFKPCCGPKQPPAVTLPAADSPCVADTLPSPLAEDLKETW; via the exons ATGTTTGGATTTCACAAATCCAAGATTTATCGTAGCCATGAAGGCtgctgcatttgcaaaaccaagTCTTCCAGTTCCCGGTTCACAGACAGCAGCAGATATGAGGAAACCTTCCGTCTCTGCTTCGG TTTATCTGAAGACAGAGTCGGAGACATCTGCAATGCTTGTGTACTGCTCGTGAAGAGGTGGAAAAAGTTACCACATGGATCGAAGAAGAACTGGAGTCAT GTTGTGGATGCGAGAGCAGGGCCTGGCTTTAAACTGACAAAACCCAAAAAAGTAAAGAATATTGatggaaagaagaaaaacaagctgAAGAAGCTGCAGAAGTTTAAACGGCAAA aTTCAGATGCTCACAGCACTACATCTAGCATGTCTCCCTCTCAGTCTCCCAGCCACAGCAACCAGTCAGATGACGGTTCAGACGTTGAGACCAAGCAGAGGCGTCCAACTCCAGCAGGCTTCTCGTTTCTTGACCTTTCCTACTGGAAAAG GCAGAAAGTGTGCTGTGGCATCGTGTACAAAGGGCGTTTCGGTGAAGTCATCATCGACCCTCGCCTTTTCAAGCCCTGCTGTGGCCCCAAGCAGCCGCCAGCAGTGACGTTGCCTGCTGCGGATTCTCCATGCGTTGCTGACACACTGCCGTCTCCACTCGCAGAGGACTTAAAGGAGACCTGGTGA